From the Gramella sp. Hel_I_59 genome, one window contains:
- a CDS encoding glycosyl hydrolase, translating into MNQSLLRLSVLFLIATLFNSQKHIAQENSEELYGALEYRLIGPFRGGRSAAVTGVPGKPNLFYFGAAGGGVWKTTNGGRSWSNISDGYFGGSIGAIEVAKSDPNVMYVGGGEKTVRGNVSSGYGIWKTEDAGKTWTSAGLKNSRHVPRIVIHPKDYNTVYAAVLGNIYKPTEERGVYKSTDGGKNWKKVLFSNADAGAVDLIMDPNNPRVLYASTWNVQRTPYSLSSGGEGSALWKSTDSGETWKEISENNGFPKDTLGIIGVTVSPANSERVWAIVENKEKGGVYRSDDAGETWNLINDDRSLRQRAWYYTRIYADSEDEDKVYVLNVNYHTSTDGGKTYSSANAPHGDHHDLWIAPDDSQRMIMGDDGGAQITYDGGETWSTYHNQPTSQFYRVTTDNSFPYRIYAAQQDNSTVRIRHRTEGGSIGEGDWESTAGGESAHIAVDPENPEIVYGGSYDGFLTRYNHETGTVRSISVWPDNPMGHGAEDLKYRFQWNFPIFFSPHNPDKLYTASNHLHMTKNEGESWEEISPDLTRNDKSKQKSSGGPITQDNTSVEYYSTIFAAAESPLKEGLLWTGSDDGLVHVSRDGGKNWENVTPKGMPEWMMINSIEPSVFDEGTAYIAGTRYKLGDFAPYLYKTTNYGNSWKKITTGISSEHFTRVVREDPEKQGLLYAGTETGMYISFDDGANWKAFQLNLPIVPITDLAIKENNLIVATQGRSLWIIDDLSLLHQLNSVEKDQDHLFKPKASYRMDGRSRESATAGTNHPAGVMTYFFLKDPEVKKVKLSYLNAENDTIQSFSSEAEKNKLEVSKGANQHVWDMRGEGAERLDGMILWWASTDAPQAVPGNYKVVLEVEDEVMRQDFEILADANAETDLAGMQKQYDFISSVNKTVDKAHQSIKKMRKVDAQLQDFQKQYKNNEQVKPLLEKAKTLSEELSEIENALYQTRNRSNQDPLNFPIKLTNKLAHLNSLVGMDDFPPTQQDIAVKDQLTASINEELNKFDQLLEEEVKAFNKEFNAMDLNYLFVETED; encoded by the coding sequence ATGAACCAATCTCTACTTAGGCTATCAGTTCTTTTTCTGATCGCCACTCTTTTCAATTCACAAAAACATATTGCACAGGAAAATTCCGAAGAACTTTACGGAGCTCTGGAATATCGACTAATCGGTCCGTTTCGAGGTGGACGAAGTGCTGCAGTAACCGGTGTTCCCGGCAAGCCAAATCTTTTCTATTTTGGCGCTGCGGGCGGTGGTGTATGGAAAACAACGAATGGAGGTCGCAGCTGGAGCAATATATCTGATGGTTATTTTGGAGGTTCCATTGGCGCCATTGAGGTTGCCAAAAGCGATCCAAATGTGATGTATGTGGGAGGTGGAGAAAAAACGGTTCGTGGAAATGTTTCTTCTGGCTACGGAATCTGGAAAACTGAAGATGCCGGGAAGACCTGGACTTCCGCTGGATTAAAAAACAGTCGGCATGTTCCCAGAATCGTAATTCATCCGAAGGATTACAATACTGTATATGCAGCGGTTCTTGGAAATATTTACAAACCTACCGAAGAACGGGGAGTTTATAAATCTACCGATGGTGGTAAGAACTGGAAAAAAGTTCTTTTTTCTAATGCAGATGCCGGTGCGGTAGATCTAATTATGGATCCTAACAATCCGCGAGTTTTATATGCGAGTACATGGAATGTTCAGCGTACGCCTTACAGTCTTAGCAGTGGAGGAGAGGGATCAGCTTTATGGAAAAGTACAGATAGCGGGGAAACCTGGAAGGAAATTTCAGAAAATAATGGTTTTCCGAAGGATACTTTAGGGATCATTGGTGTGACCGTCTCTCCGGCAAACAGCGAAAGAGTCTGGGCTATTGTTGAAAATAAAGAAAAAGGAGGCGTTTATCGGAGTGACGATGCGGGTGAAACCTGGAATTTGATCAACGACGACCGTAGCCTGCGACAACGTGCCTGGTATTATACACGAATCTATGCCGACTCCGAAGATGAAGACAAGGTATATGTGCTCAATGTGAATTATCATACAAGTACCGATGGTGGTAAGACTTACAGTTCTGCCAATGCACCACACGGCGATCACCATGATTTATGGATCGCTCCAGATGATTCCCAAAGAATGATCATGGGCGACGATGGTGGAGCACAAATTACCTACGACGGTGGTGAAACCTGGAGTACTTATCATAACCAGCCGACTTCACAGTTTTATAGGGTAACTACAGATAATTCATTTCCGTATAGAATATATGCGGCACAGCAGGATAATTCTACGGTTAGAATCAGGCATAGAACAGAAGGTGGAAGCATTGGCGAAGGCGACTGGGAATCTACAGCCGGAGGAGAAAGCGCACATATTGCCGTAGATCCTGAAAATCCTGAGATCGTGTATGGTGGAAGTTATGATGGATTTCTAACCCGGTATAATCATGAGACCGGGACCGTGCGGAGTATTAGTGTCTGGCCAGACAATCCAATGGGTCATGGAGCTGAAGATCTCAAATATCGTTTCCAGTGGAATTTCCCAATTTTCTTCTCTCCACATAATCCTGATAAATTGTATACCGCGTCCAATCATTTGCATATGACCAAGAATGAAGGGGAAAGCTGGGAAGAAATTAGTCCTGATCTTACGAGAAATGACAAGTCGAAACAAAAGTCTTCAGGAGGGCCTATCACTCAGGATAATACTTCCGTAGAGTATTACAGTACTATTTTCGCTGCTGCAGAGTCGCCTTTAAAGGAAGGCTTGCTTTGGACTGGAAGTGATGACGGCCTTGTGCATGTTTCCAGGGATGGTGGAAAAAACTGGGAAAATGTAACTCCCAAAGGAATGCCGGAGTGGATGATGATCAATAGCATTGAACCTTCGGTTTTTGATGAAGGCACAGCTTATATCGCGGGAACCAGGTACAAACTGGGAGATTTTGCTCCTTATTTATACAAAACGACCAACTATGGGAATTCCTGGAAAAAGATCACTACAGGAATTTCTTCGGAACATTTTACGAGGGTGGTTCGTGAAGATCCTGAAAAGCAAGGCTTGCTTTATGCAGGAACTGAGACCGGGATGTATATTTCATTTGATGACGGAGCGAACTGGAAAGCTTTTCAGTTAAATCTGCCAATCGTTCCAATCACCGATCTTGCCATTAAAGAAAACAATTTGATCGTGGCTACGCAGGGAAGAAGTCTCTGGATCATTGATGATCTAAGCCTGTTACACCAGTTGAACTCAGTTGAAAAGGATCAGGATCATTTATTTAAGCCGAAAGCTTCCTATAGAATGGATGGCAGATCTAGAGAAAGTGCTACAGCCGGGACGAACCATCCTGCCGGAGTGATGACCTATTTTTTTCTGAAGGATCCTGAAGTGAAGAAAGTGAAGTTAAGCTATTTAAATGCTGAAAATGATACTATTCAGAGCTTCTCTTCTGAAGCAGAAAAGAACAAACTGGAAGTAAGCAAAGGAGCCAATCAGCATGTTTGGGATATGCGTGGCGAAGGCGCTGAGCGACTTGACGGAATGATCCTTTGGTGGGCGAGTACAGATGCTCCGCAAGCGGTTCCCGGAAATTACAAGGTAGTTCTGGAAGTGGAAGATGAGGTGATGAGACAGGATTTCGAGATTTTAGCAGATGCGAATGCCGAAACCGATCTGGCTGGAATGCAAAAACAATACGATTTTATTTCCAGCGTGAATAAAACCGTAGACAAGGCTCACCAATCCATCAAAAAAATGAGAAAGGTCGATGCGCAATTGCAGGATTTTCAGAAGCAGTATAAAAACAATGAGCAGGTAAAACCCTTGCTGGAAAAAGCAAAAACCCTTAGTGAGGAACTTTCAGAAATAGAAAATGCGCTTTACCAGACCAGGAATCGCAGTAACCAGGATCCGCTAAATTTCCCGATAAAACTCACCAATAAACTGGCGCATTTGAATAGTCTCGTAGGAATGGACGATTTTCCACCAACGCAGCAGGATATTGCAGTTAAAGACCAACTTACTGCCAGTATCAACGAAGAATTGAATAAATTTGACCAGCTTTTAGAAGAAGAAGTAAAAGCTTTTAATAAGGAATTTAATGCGATGGATCTTAATTATCTATTCGTAGAGACTGAAGACTAA
- a CDS encoding AraC family transcriptional regulator, whose product MDESKKNNAVSISEEIKIEDGFYILKFQNDTDENKIMSREIDNSFIQFHFNVKGNSKFLFNSGSYELPLPEENSLLLYNPQRDLPLHLSMEKESWLISLVISIKKFHALFSQEADYITFLSGDNKDKKYYKDAQVSPSTAVVLNQIMNFNLTPSIKNLYFKAKAFELLSLYFNKAENPDLEQCPFLSDEENIKKIRRAKDIVIARMAEPPSLQELSDEIGLSLKKLKEGFKQIYGDSVYSFLFDYKMEYARKLLETGEYNVNEVGLKVGYSTASHFIAGFKKKFGTTPKKYTLSVS is encoded by the coding sequence ATGGATGAGAGTAAAAAAAATAACGCTGTAAGTATTTCAGAAGAAATCAAGATCGAAGATGGTTTCTATATACTGAAGTTTCAGAATGACACTGATGAGAATAAGATCATGTCACGAGAAATTGATAATAGTTTTATTCAATTTCACTTCAATGTGAAGGGAAACAGCAAGTTTCTTTTCAACAGCGGGAGTTACGAATTACCACTTCCTGAAGAGAATTCACTTTTACTATACAATCCGCAGCGCGATCTACCACTACATTTATCCATGGAAAAGGAGAGTTGGTTAATTTCTCTGGTTATTTCCATTAAGAAATTTCACGCTTTGTTTTCTCAGGAAGCAGATTATATCACTTTTTTAAGCGGTGACAATAAGGATAAAAAATACTATAAGGATGCTCAGGTATCACCTTCAACCGCGGTAGTATTGAACCAGATCATGAATTTTAATCTGACTCCCAGTATCAAAAACCTTTATTTTAAAGCGAAAGCTTTTGAATTATTAAGTCTGTACTTTAATAAAGCGGAAAATCCAGATCTGGAACAATGTCCGTTTTTGAGTGATGAAGAGAATATTAAGAAAATTAGGAGAGCAAAAGATATCGTGATCGCAAGAATGGCAGAGCCACCATCTCTTCAGGAACTTTCAGATGAAATTGGACTTAGTCTTAAAAAGCTAAAAGAAGGTTTTAAACAAATTTATGGCGATTCGGTTTATAGCTTTCTGTTCGATTATAAAATGGAATATGCACGTAAGCTTCTGGAAACAGGTGAATATAATGTAAATGAAGTAGGACTGAAGGTTGGTTACAGTACGGCGAGTCACTTTATTGCTGGTTTTAAAAAGAAATTTGGAACCACGCCGAAGAAATATACATTGTCAGTTAGCTAA
- a CDS encoding MATE family efflux transporter yields the protein MAVRNSKELGDKPIGKLLIQQALPASVGILVMSLNILVDTIFVGNWIGPIAIAAINVVLPVSFFIAALGMAIGIGGSSIISRALGANEDSKALRTFGNQITLTLVLSIGLVIPGLIFVDDLIPAFGGMGEIFDPAKIYYIIVLCGVPMLALAMMGNNVIRAEGKPRFAMIAMIIPSVVNLILDYILINKLNMGMEGAALATTASYFFCMAYIIWFFLSKNSELKISFSHFNMDFPILKEISALGVVTLARQAVVSVTYLLMNNILFDLGGEESITVYAIIARMLMFALFPVLGVTQGFLPIAGFNYGAENFSRVRKSINTAILYSFLMGLLIFGGIMIFAPDIVAIFTTEPSILEQTPSAMRWVFAAIPIVTIQLIGAAYFQAIGKAVPAFLLTLSRQGFIFIPLVLILPKYYGELGVWISFPIADVLSTIITAYFLNREIRHTLK from the coding sequence ATGGCCGTTCGTAATTCTAAAGAACTGGGTGATAAACCCATTGGTAAACTTCTTATTCAACAAGCTTTACCGGCATCTGTAGGCATATTGGTGATGTCATTGAACATCTTGGTAGATACTATTTTTGTTGGAAATTGGATAGGTCCGATTGCAATTGCGGCTATCAATGTTGTTTTACCAGTCTCTTTTTTTATAGCAGCTTTGGGAATGGCTATCGGGATAGGTGGAAGTTCGATCATTTCCCGGGCGCTTGGCGCAAATGAAGATTCTAAAGCCTTACGAACCTTTGGAAACCAGATCACGCTAACATTAGTTTTATCGATAGGCCTGGTAATCCCGGGGTTGATATTCGTTGATGATCTCATTCCTGCATTTGGAGGAATGGGCGAGATCTTCGATCCTGCAAAGATCTATTATATCATCGTACTCTGCGGTGTACCTATGCTGGCGCTAGCTATGATGGGGAACAACGTAATTCGGGCAGAGGGAAAACCTCGTTTTGCCATGATCGCGATGATCATTCCCTCTGTAGTCAATCTTATTCTGGATTATATTCTTATCAATAAGCTGAATATGGGAATGGAAGGTGCCGCCCTGGCAACAACTGCATCCTATTTCTTCTGCATGGCTTATATTATCTGGTTTTTTCTTTCGAAGAACTCAGAATTAAAGATCAGTTTTTCTCATTTCAACATGGATTTTCCTATTCTGAAGGAAATTTCAGCATTGGGAGTTGTCACTCTGGCCAGGCAGGCAGTAGTGAGTGTGACCTATCTTTTAATGAATAATATTCTTTTTGATCTTGGTGGAGAAGAATCGATCACCGTATATGCGATCATTGCTCGGATGCTGATGTTCGCACTTTTCCCGGTTCTCGGAGTCACCCAGGGATTTCTGCCCATTGCTGGTTTTAATTACGGGGCAGAGAACTTCAGCCGCGTTCGAAAAAGCATCAATACGGCCATTTTATACTCCTTCCTGATGGGGCTTTTGATCTTTGGCGGAATCATGATTTTCGCGCCAGATATCGTCGCAATATTTACCACGGAACCAAGTATTCTGGAGCAAACACCTTCAGCAATGCGCTGGGTTTTTGCAGCAATTCCAATCGTAACTATTCAACTAATTGGCGCCGCATATTTCCAGGCAATTGGGAAAGCTGTGCCTGCATTTTTACTAACCCTATCGCGACAGGGATTTATCTTTATTCCGCTGGTTTTAATTCTTCCGAAGTACTATGGAGAACTCGGCGTCTGGATCTCTTTTCCAATTGCCGATGTGCTTTCTACCATCATTACTGCCTATTTCCTGAATCGTGAGATTCGGCATACGCTCAAGTAA
- the hemH gene encoding ferrochelatase has translation MSKGVLLVNLGSPDSTDPKDVKKYLGEFLMDERVIDVPYWARTLLVKGIVLNTRPKKSAEAYQKIWWDEGSPLIVLSERLQNKIDEKTSVPIALAMRYGTPNIKQGLQELKDKGVDEVLLFPLYPQFAMATTETILVLAEELRKEFFPEMSFTTVPPFYNHPDYVRTLANSIAENLEGKEYEHLLFSYHGVPERHIRKSDVTSSHCKIDGSCCQTASSAHQFCYRHQCFETTRLVAEHLGMKPNTYSVSFQSRLGFDPWLKPYTDRTIERFGKQGMKKLAIVTPAFVSDCLETLEEIAMEGEEIFHEVGGKDFSVVPCLNDREDWVKVLSRWIDEWATQQTPVEA, from the coding sequence ATGAGTAAAGGCGTATTGCTGGTAAATCTGGGTTCTCCAGACAGTACCGACCCCAAAGATGTCAAGAAATATTTAGGTGAATTCCTTATGGATGAGCGAGTGATCGATGTGCCATACTGGGCCAGAACACTACTGGTAAAGGGAATTGTATTGAACACCCGTCCTAAAAAATCTGCTGAAGCTTACCAGAAGATCTGGTGGGATGAAGGTTCCCCGTTAATTGTACTTTCAGAAAGACTTCAGAATAAAATTGATGAAAAGACATCTGTACCAATTGCTTTGGCAATGAGGTATGGAACTCCAAATATTAAACAGGGCTTACAGGAATTAAAGGATAAAGGAGTGGACGAAGTGCTGCTTTTTCCATTGTATCCACAATTCGCCATGGCTACTACTGAAACTATTCTTGTTTTGGCTGAAGAGTTACGCAAGGAATTTTTTCCTGAGATGAGCTTTACGACAGTACCACCATTCTATAATCATCCAGATTACGTGCGAACACTGGCAAATAGTATCGCAGAGAATCTTGAAGGAAAAGAATACGAGCACTTGTTATTTTCTTATCATGGCGTTCCCGAAAGACATATTCGTAAAAGTGATGTGACCAGCTCACATTGTAAGATAGACGGCTCCTGTTGCCAGACGGCATCGTCTGCTCACCAGTTCTGTTATCGCCACCAATGCTTTGAAACTACAAGGTTGGTTGCGGAACATTTGGGAATGAAGCCTAATACTTATAGCGTTTCCTTCCAGTCACGATTAGGATTCGACCCATGGTTAAAACCTTATACAGATAGAACCATCGAAAGATTTGGAAAACAGGGAATGAAGAAATTAGCCATTGTAACTCCGGCTTTCGTATCAGATTGTCTGGAAACACTGGAAGAAATTGCCATGGAAGGCGAAGAGATCTTCCATGAAGTTGGTGGAAAAGATTTCTCTGTAGTTCCATGTTTGAACGATCGTGAAGATTGGGTAAAAGTATTATCCAGATGGATCGATGAGTGGGCAACACAGCAAACTCCGGTTGAGGCTTAA